The following coding sequences lie in one Hypanus sabinus isolate sHypSab1 chromosome 20, sHypSab1.hap1, whole genome shotgun sequence genomic window:
- the LOC132378344 gene encoding transmembrane protein 158, producing the protein MLTAQLLAVALIATTSLPPCRSWSGEDFFLQPNGTSLNFSLAALELDSAPGAVKADGPVAQGNRCNLTVVRLVSTSLLARWERSLGFHCDVLLFTTNTNARSFFSAAFNRVFPPLIIDHVGVGGGGQQEFKLCVGCGGSQRKRRTPLQGQQVNFCCLDFSLEELSWDKGWRLNRKPIESTLVACFMTMVIIIWSVAALIWPVPIIAGFLPNGMEQRRG; encoded by the coding sequence ATGTTGACCGCCCAACTCCTGGCCGTGGCTCTGATCGCCACCACCAGCCTCCCGCCTTGCAGGAGCTGGAGTGGAGAGGACTTCTTCCTGCAACCCAACGGCACTTCTCTCAACTTCTCCTTGGCTGCCTTGGAGTTGGATTCTGCTCCGGGGGCTGTCAAGGCGGATGGTCCCGTCGCCCAGGGCAACCGGTGCAACCTCACCGTCGTGAGGCTGGTGTCCACCTCGCTGCTCGCCCGTTGGGAGAGATCGCTGGGTTTCCACTGCGACGTGCTGCTCTTCACTACCAACACCAACGCCAGGTCGTTCTTCTCGGCGGCTTTCAACAGGGTCTTCCCCCCGCTCATCATCGACCATGTGGGAGTCGGGGGCGGGGGGCAGCAGGAATTCAAGCTCTGCGTAGGATGCGGGGGAAGCCAGCGCAAGAGGAGGACACCACTCCAGGGACAGCAGGTTAATTTTTGCTGCCTGGACTTCAGCCTTGAGGAGCTGAGCTGGGACAAAGGCTGGAGACTCAACCGTAAGCCCATCGAATCCACCCTGGTGGCTTGTTTCATGACCATGGTGATCATCATCTGGAGTGTGGCTGCCCTAATCTGGCCGGTGCCCATCATCGCAGGCTTCCTACCCAACGGCATGGAGCAGCGGAGAGGCTGA